The Deinococcus arcticus genome has a segment encoding these proteins:
- a CDS encoding 30S ribosomal protein S1 codes for MEDNTQTPAQQGGTQPTTGTTQPSAAPSIEEREYPAMTMEDILASEAQEPQSVTRGDIVDGTIVFIGQEGIAVDIGAKVEGIIPLNQLGDEPVTLEQAQEMYKSGEQIEAYVVRVDLPNSQIVLSKKRADQDKGWRVLEKMQEQGEAFEVEVLEKVRGGLVAQVEGIRAFLPASQVDTRRVNDLDPYVGKPLMVKLIELNRKRNRVIISHRAILEAQKAKAREETVGQLEAGAQFEGEVVEITDFGVFVNLGGIDGLVHRSELTYGRFNHPRDVVKVGDKVQVQVMDVDGGRERINLSMKALTQDPWEGATERYHIGQRVKGKVTNLTNFGAFVELESGLEGLVHVSEMSWTKRVRHPNEVMKEGDEVEAVILRIDPKDRRISLGIRQTTDDPWSALPDRYPPGTPVKGKITGMTDFGVFMEIEEGIEGLIHISELDTQRVNNPADLFKKGDEIEAVILNIDPVEQRASLSRRRFLGGGSVPTQRDYVSQGGGARSDRYSSGGGQGGQRGGGRGRREGGADYNYNAKDAQQGGKISTKLGDVYADLFAQFGLGGDKKTEGDDNQG; via the coding sequence ATGGAAGACAACACCCAGACCCCCGCCCAGCAAGGCGGGACTCAGCCCACGACGGGCACCACCCAGCCCAGCGCCGCCCCCAGCATTGAGGAGCGCGAGTACCCCGCGATGACCATGGAGGACATCCTGGCCAGTGAGGCCCAGGAGCCCCAGAGCGTCACGCGTGGTGACATTGTGGACGGCACCATCGTGTTTATCGGCCAGGAAGGCATCGCCGTGGACATCGGTGCGAAGGTGGAGGGCATTATTCCCCTCAACCAGCTCGGCGACGAGCCCGTCACGCTGGAGCAGGCCCAGGAGATGTACAAGTCCGGCGAACAGATCGAGGCGTACGTGGTCCGCGTGGATCTGCCCAACAGCCAGATCGTGCTGAGCAAGAAGCGCGCCGATCAGGACAAGGGCTGGCGCGTCCTGGAGAAGATGCAGGAGCAGGGCGAGGCCTTCGAGGTCGAAGTGCTGGAGAAGGTGCGCGGCGGTCTGGTCGCGCAGGTCGAGGGCATCCGTGCGTTCCTGCCTGCCTCGCAGGTGGACACCCGCCGCGTGAACGACCTGGACCCCTACGTGGGCAAGCCGCTGATGGTCAAGCTCATTGAGCTCAACCGCAAGCGCAACCGCGTGATCATCAGCCACCGCGCCATCCTGGAAGCCCAGAAAGCCAAGGCCCGCGAGGAAACCGTGGGTCAGCTGGAAGCTGGCGCCCAGTTTGAAGGCGAAGTGGTGGAAATCACCGATTTCGGCGTGTTCGTGAACCTGGGCGGCATTGACGGCCTGGTGCACCGCAGCGAGCTGACCTACGGCCGCTTCAACCACCCCCGCGACGTGGTCAAGGTGGGCGACAAGGTGCAGGTGCAGGTCATGGACGTGGACGGCGGGCGCGAGCGCATCAACCTGTCCATGAAGGCCCTGACCCAGGACCCCTGGGAAGGTGCCACCGAGCGCTACCACATTGGCCAGCGCGTGAAGGGCAAGGTCACCAACCTCACCAACTTCGGCGCCTTTGTGGAGCTGGAGTCGGGCCTGGAAGGGCTGGTGCACGTCAGCGAGATGAGCTGGACCAAGCGCGTGCGTCACCCCAACGAGGTCATGAAGGAAGGCGACGAGGTGGAAGCCGTCATCCTGCGTATTGATCCCAAGGACCGCCGCATCTCCCTGGGGATTCGGCAGACCACGGATGATCCCTGGAGCGCGCTGCCTGACCGCTACCCGCCCGGCACCCCCGTGAAGGGCAAGATCACCGGCATGACCGATTTCGGCGTGTTCATGGAGATCGAAGAGGGCATCGAGGGTCTGATTCACATCAGCGAACTGGACACCCAGCGCGTGAACAACCCGGCTGACCTGTTCAAGAAGGGTGACGAGATTGAAGCCGTCATTCTGAACATCGACCCCGTGGAGCAGCGCGCCAGCCTGTCGCGTCGCCGCTTCCTGGGCGGCGGCAGCGTGCCCACCCAGCGCGACTACGTGTCGCAGGGCGGCGGCGCCCGCAGCGACCGCTACAGCAGCGGTGGCGGCCAGGGTGGCCAGCGCGGCGGTGGCCGTGGTCGCCGTGAAGGCGGCGCCGACTACAACTACAACGCCAAGGACGCCCAGCAGGGCGGCAAGATCAGCACCAAGCTGGGCGACGTCTACGCCGACCTGTTCGCACAGTTCGGCCTGGGCGGCGACAAGAAGACCGAAGGCGACGACAACCAGGGCTAA
- the ppk1 gene encoding polyphosphate kinase 1 has translation MPPKNTPRSASAPAAPTARRQRTAQAGAGPVPSRSTVANPDSPFLNRELSWLAFNERVLAEARDERNPLLERLKYAAICGSNLDEFFMVRVAGIHRQIAAGVHTPGPDGLSPQQTLTLVRDRTQAMLREIEAVTRRILRDLGRHGVKLARVSELGRRARAQLREHYLAEIQPVLTPLVVDPSHPFPYLSNLSLNLAVLLESGEDEDPEFARVKVPVGVLPRAVCIADTVLLLEDVIAAHISDLFKGRRVLAAHAFRVTRNTDYEFEEEEAEDLLATIEDGLRRRRFGSAVRLEVMRDTPPALITFLQERLRLAPEDIFTLEGPLGSADLMGLPVKRPDLTFEPYVPAVPDLDGEEEDGIFDTIRARDVLLHHPYDGFANILDFLEEASRDPQVLAIKQTLYRTGDDPRLLSALRAAAENGKQVVALIELKARFDEQRNISWARKLERAGAHVVYGVAGLKTHAKVTLIVRREEGGLRRYVHIGTGNYNAKTARLYTDLSLLSADPDLGADVAELFNHLTGYAEAEYTHLLVAPDTARTGFEALLEREAAHARDGMDAWVRVKLNQLTDPGMVEALYRAAGAGVRVEMIIRGVCCLRPGVAGLSQSIRVRSLLGRYLEHARVFAFGNGGSPEVYFGSADWMSRNLDRRVEVIAPVLDDGHRETFLSILDTEWADTRGSWELNAQGEYEKLSGDFSAQATFAAARHPG, from the coding sequence GTGCCCCCCAAGAACACCCCGCGTTCCGCGTCTGCCCCCGCTGCCCCCACCGCCCGCCGCCAGCGCACCGCTCAGGCGGGTGCCGGGCCTGTGCCCAGCCGCAGCACCGTGGCCAACCCGGACAGCCCCTTCCTGAACCGGGAACTGTCGTGGCTGGCCTTTAACGAGCGCGTGCTGGCCGAGGCCCGCGACGAGCGCAATCCCCTGCTGGAGCGCCTGAAATACGCGGCCATCTGCGGCAGCAACCTCGACGAGTTCTTTATGGTGCGCGTGGCGGGCATTCACCGCCAGATTGCGGCGGGCGTGCATACCCCTGGCCCTGACGGCCTGTCCCCGCAGCAGACCCTGACCCTGGTGCGCGACCGCACCCAGGCCATGCTGCGTGAGATCGAGGCCGTGACCCGGCGTATTCTGCGCGATCTGGGCCGCCACGGCGTCAAGCTGGCGCGCGTCTCGGAACTGGGGCGCCGGGCCCGGGCACAGCTGCGCGAGCATTATCTGGCCGAAATTCAGCCGGTGCTGACCCCGCTGGTGGTGGACCCCAGCCACCCCTTTCCGTATCTCAGTAACCTCAGCCTGAACCTCGCCGTGCTGCTGGAGTCCGGCGAGGATGAGGACCCCGAATTTGCCCGCGTGAAGGTGCCGGTGGGGGTGCTGCCGCGCGCCGTGTGCATTGCCGATACCGTGCTGCTGCTGGAAGACGTGATCGCGGCCCATATCAGTGACCTGTTCAAGGGTCGCCGGGTGCTGGCCGCCCACGCCTTTCGCGTGACCCGCAACACCGATTACGAGTTCGAGGAAGAGGAAGCCGAGGACCTGCTGGCCACCATTGAAGATGGCCTGCGCCGGCGCCGCTTCGGCTCGGCGGTGCGGCTGGAGGTCATGCGCGACACCCCGCCCGCCCTGATCACCTTCCTGCAGGAGCGGCTGCGGCTGGCCCCCGAGGACATCTTTACCCTGGAAGGGCCGCTGGGCAGCGCCGACCTGATGGGGCTGCCCGTCAAGCGCCCGGACCTGACCTTCGAGCCGTATGTGCCCGCCGTGCCTGATCTGGACGGCGAGGAAGAAGACGGCATCTTCGACACCATCCGGGCGCGCGACGTGCTGCTGCACCACCCGTATGACGGTTTTGCCAACATCCTGGATTTTCTGGAGGAAGCCAGCCGCGATCCCCAGGTGCTGGCGATCAAGCAGACGCTGTACCGCACTGGGGACGATCCCCGGCTGCTGTCTGCCCTGCGCGCCGCCGCCGAAAACGGCAAGCAGGTGGTGGCCCTGATTGAACTCAAGGCCCGCTTCGACGAGCAGCGCAACATTTCCTGGGCCCGCAAGCTGGAGCGTGCCGGCGCCCATGTGGTGTACGGCGTGGCGGGCCTGAAAACCCACGCCAAGGTCACCCTGATCGTGCGGCGGGAAGAGGGGGGGCTGCGGCGCTACGTGCATATCGGCACCGGCAACTACAACGCCAAGACCGCCCGGCTGTACACCGACCTCAGCCTCCTGTCCGCCGACCCGGATCTGGGCGCCGACGTGGCCGAGCTGTTTAACCACCTCACCGGCTACGCCGAGGCCGAATACACCCACCTGCTGGTGGCCCCCGACACCGCCCGCACGGGCTTTGAAGCCCTGCTGGAGCGCGAGGCCGCCCACGCCCGTGACGGCATGGACGCCTGGGTGCGCGTGAAGCTCAACCAGCTCACTGACCCGGGCATGGTTGAGGCCCTGTACCGCGCGGCGGGGGCGGGCGTGCGTGTGGAGATGATTATTCGCGGCGTGTGCTGCCTGCGCCCTGGTGTGGCCGGCCTGTCGCAGAGCATTCGGGTGCGCAGCCTGCTGGGCCGTTACCTGGAACACGCCCGGGTGTTCGCCTTTGGCAACGGCGGCAGCCCGGAAGTGTATTTCGGCAGCGCCGACTGGATGAGCCGCAACCTCGACCGCCGCGTGGAAGTGATTGCTCCGGTGCTGGACGACGGCCACCGCGAAACCTTCCTGAGCATTCTGGACACCGAATGGGCCGACACCCGGGGCTCCTGGGAACTGAACGCCCAGGGTGAATACGAGAAGCTGAGTGGCGACTTCAGCGCGCAGGCAACGTTCGCGGCGGCGCGGCATCCGGGGTAG
- a CDS encoding Rieske 2Fe-2S domain-containing protein yields the protein MSERVLVGPVEALPEGGQTQVSVEGVSVVVVQFEGQFYALRNNCTHKDYPLLGGEVSAGRITCEKHGARFELATGKPRALPAVKPVRVYRTEVEAGQLYVCPL from the coding sequence ATGAGCGAGCGTGTGCTGGTGGGACCGGTCGAGGCGCTGCCCGAGGGCGGGCAGACCCAGGTGAGCGTGGAAGGCGTGAGTGTGGTGGTGGTGCAATTTGAAGGGCAGTTCTACGCCCTGCGCAACAACTGCACGCACAAGGATTACCCGCTGCTGGGCGGCGAGGTGAGTGCTGGGCGCATCACCTGCGAGAAGCACGGCGCCAGGTTTGAACTGGCCACCGGCAAGCCCCGCGCGCTGCCCGCCGTCAAGCCGGTGCGTGTGTACCGCACCGAGGTGGAGGCGGGCCAGCTGTATGTCTGCCCGCTGTAA
- a CDS encoding VOC family protein: protein MSPAAYPSLGPVHLRVRDLPGVARFYAGLLGLQATALSGTQTQLSAQGTPLLLLEAAPDLPLAPHTRPGLFHTAFLLPSRAALGRWLAHAARLGVRLGSGDHLVSEAFYLNDPEGNGIEVYADRPRQDWQWSGGQVQMDTRAVDTAAVLGAAGLDARTLGRATVTAAPGSAVVGHVHLKVGSAAEAARWYAQALGLDVVARLPGAAFLSWGGYHHHFGLNEWHTAGQGRPQTPAAGLAGVTVLAPDLASLRARLDVLPDALVNAHPDGGSLNLEDPWGNRLTVNEARVLA, encoded by the coding sequence ATGTCTCCTGCTGCCTATCCTTCGCTTGGCCCGGTTCATCTGCGCGTGCGCGATCTGCCCGGTGTGGCCCGCTTCTATGCCGGGCTGCTGGGGCTGCAGGCCACCGCGCTCTCGGGCACCCAGACGCAGCTGTCGGCCCAGGGTACGCCGCTGCTGCTGCTGGAGGCGGCGCCCGATCTGCCCCTGGCCCCGCACACCCGCCCGGGGCTGTTCCACACAGCCTTTCTGCTGCCCAGCCGCGCTGCCCTGGGCCGCTGGCTGGCGCACGCCGCGCGCCTGGGGGTGCGCCTGGGCAGCGGGGATCATCTGGTCAGCGAGGCGTTTTACCTGAACGACCCCGAGGGCAACGGCATTGAGGTGTATGCCGACCGACCGCGCCAGGACTGGCAATGGTCCGGCGGTCAGGTGCAGATGGACACCCGCGCAGTGGACACGGCGGCCGTGCTGGGTGCCGCTGGCCTGGACGCGCGCACCCTGGGCCGCGCCACCGTGACAGCGGCGCCGGGCAGCGCTGTGGTTGGCCACGTGCACCTGAAAGTGGGCAGCGCCGCAGAAGCCGCGCGCTGGTACGCGCAGGCACTGGGGCTGGACGTGGTGGCGCGCCTGCCGGGCGCCGCCTTTCTCTCCTGGGGCGGCTACCACCACCACTTCGGGCTCAACGAGTGGCACACGGCGGGGCAGGGGCGCCCCCAGACGCCGGCCGCTGGGCTGGCGGGGGTGACGGTGCTGGCCCCAGACCTCGCCTCGCTGCGGGCTCGCCTGGACGTCCTGCCTGACGCCCTGGTCAACGCACACCCGGATGGCGGCTCCCTGAACCTGGAGGACCCCTGGGGCAACCGCCTGACCGTGAATGAGGCCCGGGTTCTGGCGTAA
- a CDS encoding peptidoglycan endopeptidase, whose amino-acid sequence MLLASALLLGAASAQSAPADLRAAVSVTVQAGDTAYSLARRAGLSVEALLALNGLGAPTLKVGQVLTLRTMPGASAGPVVQAQSLPAAAPALFHTVQAGETLYALARRYGVTVDALLAANRLPVGAVLRAGQVLALPAGAQAPASPVAGAVPVASPAPAASPAGTGVQGSPFVPGGPTPSAPQVQPGAPMPQPGRPTGQAPASAIPVRSAVPDTDWRQAALALLDTPYVYGGTTPRGTDCSGLVLQVFTPLGLSLPRTSADQARAGQAVDQGDLQPGDLVFFDTEGRGRVTHVGIYLGEDQFVSANSYQGRVTVDTLRADRYWGPRYLLARRILTGPLAGR is encoded by the coding sequence GTGCTGCTGGCCAGTGCGCTGCTGCTTGGCGCGGCCAGTGCCCAGAGCGCCCCGGCGGATCTGCGCGCGGCTGTCAGCGTGACAGTGCAGGCCGGTGATACCGCGTACAGCCTGGCCCGCCGCGCGGGCCTGAGCGTGGAAGCCCTGCTGGCCCTGAACGGCCTGGGCGCCCCAACCCTGAAGGTGGGCCAGGTGCTGACTCTCCGGACAATGCCGGGGGCTTCGGCCGGCCCGGTGGTGCAGGCCCAGAGCCTCCCGGCGGCGGCGCCCGCCCTGTTCCATACGGTGCAGGCAGGCGAGACTCTGTATGCCCTGGCCCGGCGCTACGGCGTCACGGTGGACGCCCTGCTGGCCGCCAACCGTCTGCCGGTGGGCGCGGTGCTGCGCGCGGGGCAGGTGCTGGCCCTGCCGGCGGGTGCGCAGGCACCGGCCTCACCGGTGGCCGGCGCGGTGCCCGTCGCGTCGCCGGCACCCGCCGCGTCGCCAGCCGGAACCGGCGTTCAGGGTTCGCCCTTTGTGCCCGGAGGACCCACGCCCAGCGCGCCTCAGGTGCAGCCCGGGGCCCCCATGCCGCAGCCGGGGCGGCCCACGGGGCAGGCGCCTGCCTCAGCCATCCCTGTGCGGAGTGCCGTGCCCGACACCGACTGGCGCCAGGCTGCGCTGGCGCTGCTGGACACCCCTTATGTGTACGGCGGCACCACGCCGCGCGGCACCGATTGCAGCGGCCTCGTGCTGCAGGTCTTCACGCCGCTGGGTCTGAGCCTGCCGCGCACCAGCGCCGATCAGGCGCGGGCCGGGCAAGCGGTGGACCAGGGCGACCTGCAGCCCGGCGACCTTGTGTTTTTTGACACCGAGGGCCGGGGCCGGGTGACCCATGTGGGCATCTATCTGGGCGAGGACCAGTTCGTGAGCGCCAACAGCTACCAGGGCCGCGTGACGGTGGATACCCTGCGCGCCGACCGCTACTGGGGCCCGCGCTACCTGCTGGCCCGCCGCATCCTGACCGGGCCCCTGGCCGGGCGGTAG
- a CDS encoding MFS transporter, whose protein sequence is MTAGLSAWRQRTFSALRHPDYRRYWFSQLLSLVGSWMQATAQQYLVLELSGGSSAALGWVTVAQFTPSLLLSLFAGAVIDRVPRRQVLLATQITLLLTALALAVTTHLNVVSLPLVMAIAFVGGVANAFDMPARQSMVVDFVPRSDVSNAVALNSLSFNVSRTVGQALFGVVAAVGVTLLAGGNSENVARLALPFYLNVASFFVVLYVLATLPFPEREQARPASMLADIGEGLRYVRATPTVRNVMLLVGALSLTIINFNVIIPYYARVVFGAREATFGALSAAFGIGAMAGALWQASKPNPLRNLRVGALLLLGSAALLALTPGPTLAFPVLAACGFGMLSLLVSANSTVQLTIPDALRGRVMSLYSFVLVGMGPPGALIASTLISRDWVLGPRWGLLALVALGGAALLLLWTRLPRTLPTATPKL, encoded by the coding sequence ATGACTGCCGGCCTGAGCGCCTGGCGCCAGCGCACGTTCTCGGCCCTGCGCCACCCGGACTACCGGCGCTACTGGTTCTCTCAGCTGCTCTCGCTGGTGGGGTCGTGGATGCAGGCCACAGCCCAGCAGTACCTGGTGCTGGAACTGTCGGGGGGCTCCAGTGCGGCGCTGGGCTGGGTAACGGTGGCGCAGTTCACGCCCAGCCTGCTGCTATCGCTGTTCGCGGGGGCGGTGATTGACCGGGTGCCCCGGCGACAGGTGCTGCTGGCCACCCAGATCACCCTGCTGCTGACCGCGCTGGCCCTGGCCGTCACCACTCACCTGAACGTGGTGAGCCTGCCGCTGGTGATGGCCATCGCCTTTGTGGGGGGCGTGGCCAACGCCTTTGACATGCCCGCGCGTCAGAGCATGGTCGTGGACTTCGTGCCGCGCAGCGACGTGTCCAATGCGGTGGCCCTGAACAGCCTGTCATTTAACGTGAGCCGCACCGTGGGTCAGGCCCTCTTCGGGGTGGTGGCGGCCGTGGGGGTCACGCTGCTGGCCGGGGGCAACAGCGAGAACGTGGCCCGGCTGGCCCTGCCCTTCTATCTGAATGTGGCCTCCTTTTTCGTGGTGCTGTACGTACTGGCCACCCTCCCCTTTCCAGAGCGCGAACAGGCCCGGCCCGCCAGCATGCTGGCCGACATTGGCGAGGGCCTGCGCTACGTGCGTGCCACGCCCACCGTGCGCAACGTGATGCTGCTGGTGGGGGCACTCAGCCTGACCATCATCAATTTCAACGTGATCATTCCGTATTACGCCCGCGTGGTGTTTGGCGCCCGCGAAGCCACCTTCGGGGCGCTGTCGGCGGCCTTTGGGATTGGGGCCATGGCGGGAGCGCTGTGGCAGGCCAGCAAGCCCAACCCGCTGCGCAACCTGCGCGTAGGGGCCCTGTTGCTGCTGGGCAGCGCGGCCCTGCTGGCACTGACTCCGGGGCCCACACTGGCTTTTCCGGTGCTGGCCGCCTGCGGCTTTGGCATGCTGAGCCTGCTGGTCAGCGCCAACAGCACAGTGCAGCTGACCATCCCCGACGCCCTGCGCGGCCGGGTGATGAGCCTGTATTCCTTTGTACTGGTGGGCATGGGCCCGCCCGGCGCCCTGATTGCCAGCACCCTGATCAGCCGTGACTGGGTGCTGGGGCCGCGCTGGGGCCTGCTGGCGCTGGTGGCCCTGGGCGGCGCGGCCCTGCTGCTGCTGTGGACCCGCCTGCCGCGCACGCTGCCAACGGCCACGCCAAAACTCTGA
- a CDS encoding SLC13 family permease, giving the protein MEPVTLILGLFVVALVLFATEWLPVDVTALGLLSALLVLGLVTPKAAFAGFGSDTVLTLASLFILTRVLLRAGVIEWIGAALVRRSRNAAGTLRALLGTVAGVSAFTSNTATTAVFLPVVSGVARRAGIPASRALMPLAYASILGGTITVIGTSTNLVVSGALPATGQKPLGFFELAWVGVPVAVVGLLYLFFVAPRLLPVRDLALEDRLRAYLADLTVVPGSALAGQTLRESGLGRDHGLTVVAARRGQDTRYAPGPDFRIEEGDTLTVEGHTERILAGKSTLGVVSKSEQKLQAADPGGVRLLEAVVMPGSGLLGRTLKESRFRERYGVSVLALHRRARTTERLAGLRVQVGDVLLVQGSPERLGALGDHLAVLGDVTEHARDLRRAPLALLLFGGAVVLGGLGVVPLAVAVVVAVALSLALRLLTPEEAYGAVEWPVIVLVACMLAFGSAFESSGAARVLTGALSGVLEPLGPYGLLAALFVVTVALTQPMSNQAAALVMLPLAIGTAGALGYDPRPFIIGITVAASNSFITPLEPSCMLVYGPGRYTFADFVRVGAGLTAVTFVVALLVIPRVWPF; this is encoded by the coding sequence CTGGAACCTGTCACGCTGATTCTGGGGCTGTTCGTGGTGGCCCTGGTGCTGTTTGCCACCGAGTGGCTGCCGGTGGATGTCACGGCCCTGGGGCTGCTCTCGGCGCTGCTGGTGCTGGGGCTGGTCACGCCCAAGGCCGCCTTTGCCGGCTTTGGCAGCGACACGGTGCTCACCCTGGCCTCGCTGTTCATCCTGACGCGGGTGCTGCTGCGCGCCGGCGTGATCGAATGGATCGGGGCGGCGCTGGTGCGGCGCTCGCGCAACGCGGCTGGCACCCTGCGCGCGCTGCTGGGCACGGTGGCCGGGGTCAGCGCCTTCACCAGCAACACCGCCACCACCGCCGTGTTTCTGCCGGTGGTGTCCGGGGTGGCCCGCCGGGCCGGCATTCCAGCCAGTCGCGCCCTGATGCCGCTGGCTTACGCCAGCATTCTGGGCGGCACCATCACGGTGATTGGCACGAGCACCAACCTCGTGGTGTCGGGGGCGCTGCCAGCCACCGGGCAGAAGCCACTGGGGTTTTTCGAACTGGCCTGGGTGGGCGTGCCGGTGGCTGTGGTGGGGTTGCTGTACCTGTTTTTCGTGGCGCCCCGGTTGCTGCCGGTGCGTGACCTGGCTCTGGAAGACCGCCTGCGCGCCTATCTGGCCGACCTGACGGTGGTGCCCGGCAGCGCGCTGGCCGGCCAGACCCTGCGGGAATCTGGCCTGGGCCGCGACCACGGCCTCACGGTGGTGGCCGCGCGCCGGGGCCAGGACACCCGGTATGCGCCGGGCCCGGACTTCCGCATAGAGGAGGGCGACACCCTGACCGTGGAGGGGCACACCGAGCGCATTCTGGCGGGCAAAAGCACCCTGGGTGTGGTCAGCAAGAGCGAGCAGAAGCTGCAGGCTGCCGACCCCGGGGGCGTGCGGCTGCTGGAGGCGGTGGTCATGCCGGGCTCGGGGTTGCTGGGCCGCACCCTCAAAGAGTCACGCTTCCGCGAGCGCTACGGGGTGTCGGTGCTGGCGCTGCACCGCCGCGCACGCACCACCGAACGCCTGGCGGGCCTGCGGGTACAGGTGGGCGACGTGCTGCTGGTGCAGGGCAGCCCCGAGCGGCTGGGCGCCCTGGGCGATCATCTGGCGGTCCTGGGCGACGTGACCGAGCACGCCCGCGATCTGCGCCGCGCCCCGCTGGCCCTGCTGCTGTTTGGCGGCGCCGTGGTGCTGGGTGGCCTGGGGGTGGTACCGCTGGCCGTGGCGGTGGTGGTGGCTGTGGCCCTCAGCCTGGCCCTTCGCCTGCTCACCCCCGAAGAGGCGTACGGCGCGGTGGAGTGGCCGGTGATCGTGCTGGTGGCCTGCATGCTGGCCTTTGGGAGCGCCTTTGAAAGCAGCGGCGCGGCGCGGGTGCTTACCGGCGCCCTGTCCGGGGTGCTGGAACCGCTGGGGCCCTACGGCCTGCTGGCGGCGCTGTTTGTGGTCACGGTGGCCCTCACCCAGCCCATGAGCAATCAGGCGGCGGCCCTGGTGATGCTGCCGCTGGCCATTGGCACGGCGGGGGCACTGGGCTATGACCCTCGCCCCTTCATCATTGGCATCACCGTGGCGGCCAGCAACTCGTTTATCACGCCGCTGGAGCCCTCGTGCATGCTGGTCTACGGCCCAGGGCGCTACACCTTTGCCGATTTTGTACGGGTGGGCGCAGGCTTAACGGCGGTGACGTTCGTGGTGGCCCTGCTGGTGATTCCCCGCGTCTGGCCGTTCTGA
- a CDS encoding [LysW]-lysine hydrolase: protein MWTEGGGPEAARELLRGAVAIPSVSGQEAAVAAYLQGWMAARGFQAQIDGAGNAVGVRGHGPLTVVLLGHMDTVPGDIPVREEGGVLYGRGAVDAKGPLCAFMAAVAALPDTALAAARFVVIGATEEEAPSSRGAHHAARTWQPDAVLIGEPSGWEGLTLGYKGRLVLRAQAECHNFHTAGEGQSAGDDLTEAWFRVRAWAAQAGEPGAVFGGVQATVQDLQAGTDGLTQRASGTFGLRLPPAVSPEAAEAAIRAALADLNTVSLTFVGHEHAVRHPRDNALTRALRVGIRAQGGTPVFKVKTGTSDMNVVAPHWPVPTLAYGPGDSALDHTPNEHLDLAEYDRAVAVLRAALEHLAAGAAPKAG, encoded by the coding sequence ATGTGGACTGAGGGGGGAGGGCCAGAGGCGGCGCGCGAGTTGCTGCGCGGGGCCGTGGCCATTCCGTCGGTGTCGGGCCAGGAGGCGGCGGTGGCCGCGTACCTGCAGGGCTGGATGGCAGCGCGCGGCTTTCAGGCCCAGATTGACGGGGCGGGCAACGCCGTGGGGGTGCGCGGCCACGGGCCCCTGACCGTGGTGCTGCTGGGCCACATGGACACGGTGCCGGGCGACATTCCAGTGCGAGAGGAAGGTGGCGTGCTGTACGGGCGCGGCGCCGTGGACGCCAAGGGCCCCCTGTGCGCCTTCATGGCGGCGGTAGCGGCCCTGCCGGACACGGCGCTGGCCGCCGCGCGTTTCGTGGTGATCGGCGCCACCGAGGAGGAGGCCCCCAGCAGCCGGGGCGCCCACCACGCCGCGCGCACGTGGCAGCCGGACGCCGTGCTGATTGGCGAGCCCAGCGGCTGGGAAGGGCTGACCCTGGGTTACAAGGGGCGGCTGGTGCTCAGGGCCCAGGCCGAGTGCCACAACTTTCACACGGCGGGCGAGGGCCAGAGTGCCGGCGACGATTTGACCGAGGCGTGGTTCCGGGTGCGGGCCTGGGCGGCGCAGGCGGGCGAGCCCGGAGCCGTGTTCGGCGGTGTGCAGGCCACTGTGCAGGACCTGCAGGCGGGCACTGACGGCCTGACCCAGCGCGCCTCGGGCACCTTTGGGCTGCGGCTGCCGCCTGCGGTGTCGCCTGAGGCGGCGGAAGCGGCCATCCGGGCGGCACTGGCTGACCTGAACACCGTGTCCCTGACCTTCGTGGGCCATGAACACGCGGTGCGCCACCCCCGGGACAACGCCCTGACCCGCGCCCTGCGGGTGGGCATTCGCGCGCAGGGCGGCACACCCGTGTTCAAGGTCAAGACCGGCACCAGCGACATGAACGTGGTGGCCCCGCACTGGCCGGTGCCCACCCTGGCGTATGGCCCGGGTGACAGCGCCCTGGACCACACCCCGAACGAGCACCTGGACCTGGCCGAGTACGACCGCGCCGTGGCCGTGCTGAGAGCCGCGCTGGAGCACCTCGCGGCGGGGGCTGCTCCCAAGGCCGGGTAA